The following nucleotide sequence is from cyanobacterium endosymbiont of Braarudosphaera bigelowii.
TTGATAGTGGTATTTTCACTAACTATAATAACTGCAGGATCGATCAACCCTATTGTATTTAGTCTACTAAATATATCTTTTTTGTTTAAGTTATTATTTAAAAGAGTATAAACTTCATCCTTCTTTATATCTGGCAAATTTTTTAACGTACCGATAAAGATATCATTGGGTGATAAGGTAATACTTGATAAAGATTCATCATATAGGCCATCTACGAATACTATACAATTTGCCTTAACTTCAGGAATAATAAGATCTTCAATACTTTTCTTTGTAACTTTTGTAGCTTTTGCAATTTTAAATTGATGTTTGTATAGTTCCCTAAGGTCTATAAATCTCCATTCCTCATCTTGGGAAGTAGGGAAAGATAACTTTCTAATTTGTTCAAGTGAATCCTGTTTTAAACTCTTGAAATTATCAATATTATTGATTTGGAATTGATTTAACAGGTTATCTAAATAAAATTCTTTACTTGTTGTTTCTAATATAGAGTTTTTCATGCATTTAAAATCAATAATTGCAAATACAGCGATAATCTTGAATTGTAGTTAAGGCTCAATAAATATTTAAAATGGCTAAAATTTTAATATTTATTAATGATTAAATATGTAAATAATTTAAGTTGTTTTCAGTAATTTTTCTTCTATAAAATCATAGCCAGTTTCTTCTAGCTCTAAAGCTAATTCTTTACCACCACTAATAACAATTTTTCCATCATACATAACATGAATATGATGAGGTTGAATGTATGTAAGTAGACGCTGGTAGTGAGTAATTAGTAGAAAAGCATTATTAGAATGAGCTAATTGATTAACTCCATCAGCAACAATTCTTAAAGCATCAATATCTAAACCGGAATCAATTTCATCTAAGATTGCTAAAGTTGGTTCTAAAAGTGCCATTTGAAGAATTTCGTTCCGTTTTTTCTCTCCACCAGAAAAGCCTTCATTTAAGCTTCTATTAAGAAAAGCAGGGTCCATTTTAACAATATCTAATTTTTTTTCAACTAAATCTTCAAAATCAAAGGTATCTATCTCTTCTAGACCTAAATGTTTTCTGCGAATATTATACGCAACTCTGAGGAAATCAAGATTACTTACTCCAGGAATTTCTAGAGGATATTGAAAAGCTAGAAAGATTCCATCTAATGCTCTTTCGTGGGGTTCTTTTTCTAAAATATTTTGTCCTTTATAAATTATTTCTCCTCCAGTAACTACATAGTCAGGATGCCCTGCAAGGATTTTTGAGAAAGTACTTTTCCCCGATCCATTTCTACCCATAATTGCATGAATTTCTCCTGCTTTAATTTCTAAGTTAACACCTTTTAAAATAGGTGTTCCACTAACATTAGCAGTTAAATTTTTAACAGATAAGATAACATTGTCCATAATTTTTTCTAAATACCTAATAACAAACTAACTATATTTCAATTAATGCTCACACTTTATATTTAATTATATTAACCTACACTTCCTTCTAGTTTAAGGCTTAATAACTTATCTGCTTCAGAAGCAAATTCCATAGGTAGCTCACTTAGTACATCCTTGCAAAAACCACTAACTATAATTGAGACTGCATCTTCTTCAGGGATGCCTCTCTGGGCAAAGTAAAATAATTGATCCTCTCCTATTTTAGATGTAGAAGCCTCATGTTCAACTTTTGTCGTATTGTTATCTGCTTGTATATAAGGAAAGGTATTAGCCTCTGCATTATCACCAATAAGCATTGAATCGCATTGAGAATAATTTCTAGCCCCTTGAGCCTTGGGACCCATTTTAACTAAGCCTCTATAACTATTTGTGGAGTTTCCTGCAGAAATTCCTTTCGAAATAATAGTACTGCGAGTATTTTTTCCAATATGTACCATCTTAGTCCCAGTATCTGCCTGTTGTTTATTGTTAGTCAGCGCAATTGAATAAAATTCTCCAATAGAGTTATCTCCTACTAGTACACAACTTGGATATTTCCAAGTAATAGCTGAACCTGTCTCTACTTGAGTCCAAGATATTTTAGAATTAACTCCTTTACAAAGTCCCCTTTTAGTAACGAAATTATAAATTCCTCCTTTTCCTGTTTCATCGCCAGCATACCAGTTTTGAACGGTAGAGTATTTAATGCTAGCATTGTCTAGGACAACAAGCTCAACTACAGCAGCATGCAATTGGTTAGTATCGAACATTGGAGCTGTACAACCTTCTAAGTAACTCACAGAGGCTCCTTCTTCTGCTACTATTAAAGTTCTTTCAAATTGTCCTGCATCTCCACTATTAATACGAAAATATGTTGAAAGTTCCATAGGGCACTCCACACCTTTAGGGATGAAGGCAAAAGAACCATCACTAAACACGGCAGAATTTAATGCTGAAAAAAAGTTATCACTTATGGGTACTACGCTTCCAAGATACTTTTTAATTAACTCAGGATATTGTTCTAGTGCTTCAGATATAGAACAAAATATAACTCCAGATTCAGCTAATTTGTCTTTAAAGGTTGTTGTTATTGATACACTATCAAAGATGACATCAACAGCTACATTACTAAGACGTTTTTGCTCTGACAAAGGAATTCCAAGTTTATCAAAAGTTTCCAGTAGTGCAGGATCAACTTCATCTAGATTATTAAGTTTTTCTTTTTTTTGCTTTGGAGCAGAGTAGTAGATAATATTTTGATAGTCAATTTTTGGATATGTAATATGAGGCCAAGAAGGCTCAAACATTTTCTGCCATTGCTTGAAAGCCTTGAGACGAAAATCAAGCATGAAATCTGGTTCATTTTTCTTTGCTGAGATGAGGCGGACCACTTCTTCACTTAAACCACGAGGAATAGTATCAGCTTCAATGTCAGTAACAAAGCCATATTTATAAGGTTGATTGACTAGGTTCTTGACGTTTGTTGCATTCATTAGATTTTACGTTCTCCATTTCTCTTTAATGATTCTCCCCGGCAGTGAAGAATCAAGTAATTTCAGATGATTCAAAAGTGTTGATAGATTAGGGTATAAATTATAATAACCCTAGAATCTGCATTTTTTGAGCAGAAGTCAATAAAACAACATTTGTATTTATTAATTATATCTCATAGTAAACTAATTAGTTGATAAAGTGTTACCTCTCCAAGCCATCTAAATCTTTATAAACTACATGTTTAATAGTTGCGAAAATGATAATTGTATAACTTCTTTTAATCAAAGAAGATATTTCGTAGCAGCTACTTAAACAAGATGAAATTACTATTAAAAAATTACAAAAGTTCTTAATACTAAGATTGAAAAAACTTATAGTTGTCTAATAAGTATAAAATATTAAATAATTTAAAAAAGAACACTATATGCTTACCTTCTTAATAAGTTGGGACATAATTATTTGTTAAAGCAGGATGAAAATTTATTAATATTTTTTATAGGTCTTGATAGAAGTAATAAAGAAATAATCTTGAAAAAGTAGTAAAACCACAAGATATAACGAGCATATTAACTAATAGATACTTGAAGAAAGAATAGAAATCACTAATAAAATCTAAAATTTCTTGTTGAATATAAATATGTCGTTTCTATAATTGAAGAATTTGATGCAATAGCTTGTAATGATAAATTAGAATATTCAAATATTGTAGGGTGAAAAGAACATAACTGTGAATATTTAATCAACATAAAAAATCATAAATTTAATGTTAAATTTTATTAATTTACTAAATTCATTATTTCAATTACATATAAGTTATATGTAATTGAAATAATACACCACTATATTTATTAACCTTTTTATTTATAAAAATAACAAAAATATGTTATAGTATTATGTACTTATACATAGAATACTTGTAAAGTTTCATTTTATTGCTTCCTTAGCTCAGTTGGTAGAGCAACTCACTTGTAATGAGTAGGTCGTCGGTTCAAGTCCGACAGGGAGCTTTACAAAAAAAGATACTAACTAAAATTACTATTTTAATTAGTATCTTTTTGTTTTGAGCAATAATGTCTTCATATATATACAATAATTTAGTAGTCTGTTCTATATTCAAATCAATAATTATAAATCTGGATCTCATATTTAAGAAATATGAAAGAGCAGTTAGAAAGTAAAGTTAGTTTTAAAAAAATATCTTATGTTTAAAGCTTTATTTGGTGATCCTAATACTAGAAAAATTAAAAAATTTCAGCCAATTGTTACAGAAATTAACTTGTTGGAAGCAGAGATCCATAAATTATCTGATCAACAACTTAAATATAAAACACATGAACTTAGAGAGGTACTAGGTACCGCTAGTAGTGATGAAGAGTTAAGAAATATTTTAGATGAGATTCTTCCAGAAGCTTTTGCTGTTGTGAGAGAAGCAAGTATACGTGTTTTGGGGATGCGTCACTTCGACGTGCAACTTATTGGTGGTATGGTTCTCCATAAAGGACAAATTGCAGAAATGAAAACTGGAGAAGGAAAAACTCTCGTTGCAACACTACCTGCTTATCTAAATGGACTAACAAAGAAAGGTGTTCATATTGTTACTGTAAATGATTATTTGGCTCGTAGAGATGCAGAATGGATGGGACAGGTTCATCGTTTTCTTGGATTAAGTGTTGGTCTTATTCAGTCAGGTATGAATCCTGAAG
It contains:
- the sufB gene encoding Fe-S cluster assembly protein SufB, with the protein product MNATNVKNLVNQPYKYGFVTDIEADTIPRGLSEEVVRLISAKKNEPDFMLDFRLKAFKQWQKMFEPSWPHITYPKIDYQNIIYYSAPKQKKEKLNNLDEVDPALLETFDKLGIPLSEQKRLSNVAVDVIFDSVSITTTFKDKLAESGVIFCSISEALEQYPELIKKYLGSVVPISDNFFSALNSAVFSDGSFAFIPKGVECPMELSTYFRINSGDAGQFERTLIVAEEGASVSYLEGCTAPMFDTNQLHAAVVELVVLDNASIKYSTVQNWYAGDETGKGGIYNFVTKRGLCKGVNSKISWTQVETGSAITWKYPSCVLVGDNSIGEFYSIALTNNKQQADTGTKMVHIGKNTRSTIISKGISAGNSTNSYRGLVKMGPKAQGARNYSQCDSMLIGDNAEANTFPYIQADNNTTKVEHEASTSKIGEDQLFYFAQRGIPEEDAVSIIVSGFCKDVLSELPMEFASEADKLLSLKLEGSVG
- the sufC gene encoding Fe-S cluster assembly ATPase SufC, whose protein sequence is MDNVILSVKNLTANVSGTPILKGVNLEIKAGEIHAIMGRNGSGKSTFSKILAGHPDYVVTGGEIIYKGQNILEKEPHERALDGIFLAFQYPLEIPGVSNLDFLRVAYNIRRKHLGLEEIDTFDFEDLVEKKLDIVKMDPAFLNRSLNEGFSGGEKKRNEILQMALLEPTLAILDEIDSGLDIDALRIVADGVNQLAHSNNAFLLITHYQRLLTYIQPHHIHVMYDGKIVISGGKELALELEETGYDFIEEKLLKTT